The genomic interval GTCATTATTGCTCAAAGGAAGAGAATGCAATAGATCTTggtgtgtttttttttgtttccaagATCTCTGCTGTAAATCTACTTTAATTTAAGACTaggtttagatgttgagttaaattttttataaatagtaatgagttgagatgatagaatAAGTTTTGTGAGAGtaatttaagatgagtttagatgttagaatgaatttaaatatatttatgaaaatttgaaaaaaattgtaaatcctgcatgtaaagaagtgttgaattgaaaaatgttgtggatcACAcatataaagaagttttgaattaagataaatttaatgatttgagctgtgtgtttaaatgttagactcagtttaaaattagattgaattgagttgatctcagtagAATTTAACAACCAAACTGGGCTTAACTCTTGACAACTTGCAGCAAAAATTAGAACATAAAAAACCTGATCTCACACGAAGGACTGCTTCACTGACTCAgccttaaattttttaattcgtAGAAGAACACAAATATCCACGAGTCTAACTTGGCTTTGTAGGAGACTGAATTTTGTTTAAATCTCCGGGCGAAGTAGATGAGCGACTGATGATCTCTGTGTCGGTGGCAATTTTGAATGGTTTGAAAGATGACCGGAGAGATTCTGGTCCCTCTGAAGCAATCCTCTTACACAATGCGTCACAGTTACTAAGAACCTCTGTCAACCTTCCTTTAAGCTCCCCAATCTCCACCTGCAAGGCATGAACTGAATGCATTTTCCAAGGTAAAAAGTCGATAAATGTCCACAGGCAATAATAAAAAGCAGCAGAATCTGCAAAAGTAGTCCCTGTTGATCTATCGTGATGCAAAACTATGGCCCATGTGCCAGAAACATTTCAGTGGGTCCATCAGAATAATTCAAAGAAACTGAGACTTGAGCTAATCAATTACCTCCTGATAAATGTTGTGAAGTTGTCTTCATTTCCGAAACAGAGTAATTGAACCGTTTTAGAAGTTTTACTGCCAAAGCATCAGCAACTTCTATCTTGTTTTCTATCTCTTCCTGCAataatgtatcacatcaaatgTACCCAAAAAAATGCTAGTTGGGGCCGCACTAAAAAGCCAACCATTTAACcagttctatatataaaaaactttcaagaatacGGTGCATGGGACCGGTGTTTACTCTGCAAGAGTAGGTCCGAAAAGTCCTGCCTTGGAGAGATTCCccgacatttaaaaaaaaaaatgctagtcCAACACAGAATCAGAAGCAGAATTCTACTTGGTTAACTATGGCAATTTTATCATCTGCTAAAGCATCAAATGGACCGAGCTAAGATCCAATCCAATTAAGTATTCATACACACCCATATCTTTCCTTTAGAATTCGCTTTATGGATTAACCAAAAGTAGCTTTGAACTCATCTATGTCCAGCTAGAATATCTGAACCACGTTAAGATGGTTGATTGATCATTTTACCATTTTGCGGCCAAAATTAATCAACAAGACGCATGTTGATTAAGATATGCGTCTTGGCATGTCATAAtcatagtttaattaatttaattgtgaCTTAAAGATCCACTTTGGATGAGATCCATTGTGAACCTGCAAAACCATGGtttgataattaatttaattgtgaACCTGCTGAAATCAGAGTTGATTATGACTTCGAAGCATATCTGAGTCATAGCATCATGGTATCAAAGACAAACTTGAATCTTAATCCAATTCTAGATTGATACAGAACAAAAGAACTTCATCTGACTTATGTTCTTAAGGATCCACTTTAAATGAGATCAATCAAGTCCCAACTGCTACTGAAGTCATCTCCTCGTTCACTAAGCTAATTCTGAACTCAAAAAGTTTAGACAGAAACCTGGTTTTTGCTAATCATTTGAATCTTCTTCTCCTGCCAATCACGGTATATTGAGAAGAGCTCCATCAGCACCTTCGGATCCACAGT from Juglans microcarpa x Juglans regia isolate MS1-56 chromosome 4S, Jm3101_v1.0, whole genome shotgun sequence carries:
- the LOC121262498 gene encoding uncharacterized protein LOC121262498, translating into MGASESILSSSQRPADEITTVSEVSEVTDPILERLKSLKLTTPILTSAPTESSLTDILVRKPSSSSVPATVDPKVLMELFSIYRDWQEKKIQMISKNQEEIENKIEVADALAVKLLKRFNYSVSEMKTTSQHLSGVHALQVEIGELKGRLTEVLSNCDALCKRIASEGPESLRSSFKPFKIATDTEIISRSSTSPGDLNKIQSPTKPS